One region of Peromyscus eremicus chromosome 4, PerEre_H2_v1, whole genome shotgun sequence genomic DNA includes:
- the LOC131908714 gene encoding seminal vesicle secretory protein 3A-like, with amino-acid sequence MGEAFCDSSHICAPSKEHIKRRLAELSVKAPPGEMKSIFFSLSLLLLLEREAAGIEIYGGRKGHFLVKSPPVVFIQKGHFHYGPRGAQEDEPEGAIVVQTKHHVYGQDAAEADLGEIQSSQQRTGLNEDIVCDEEDEISQQKSQLKSQSQIKSQTQLKSSGAQLKSQTGQLKTLGQVKSQIKLKPHRAPLKSYQAALTLQEGLPQQIKGKDYALKEDLAQVRQQHKKVHRLQRKLGQARKTAAFFPYFRHDSQDNDDDGYFVQFQEQLQGGIRHIKSFHQSHGACYCPKGRLTLYQDAFTE; translated from the exons ATGGGGGAGGCCTTTTGTGACTCCAGCCACATCTGTGCACCAAGCAAAGAACATATAAAGAGAAGGTTGGCTGAGCTCTCAGTGAAGGCCCCTCCTGGCGAGATGAAGTCCATCTTCTTCAGCCTTTCTCTGCTCCTCCTTCTGGAGAGGGAAGCAGCTGGGATAGAAATCTATG GTGGGAGAAAAGGACACTTTCTAGTAAAATCGCCCCCAGTTGTATTTATCCAAAAAGGCCATTTCCACTACGGGCCCAGAGGAGCCCAGGAAGATGAACCTGAAGGAGCCATTGTTGTGCAAACTAAACACCATGTATATGGCCAAGATGCTGCTGAGGCTGACCTGGGAGAGATTCAGAGTTCACAGCAACGGACAGGTTTAAACGAAGACATAGTTTGTGATGAAGAAGACGAGATTAGCCAACAAAAATCCCAGCTCAAATCCCAGTCACAAATAAAATCCCAAACCCAACTAAAATCCAGTGGAGCCCAACTGAAGTCCCAGACAGGCCAGCTAAAGACCCTAGGCCAGGTGAAATCACAAATCAAGCTGAAACCCCACAGAGCCCCTCTGAAATCCTACCAGGCAGCACTAACTCTCCAAGAAGGACTTCCTCAACAAATCAAGGGCAAAGACTACGCCCTGAAGGAAGATCTGGCCCAAGTGCGTCAACAGCATAAAAAGGTTCACAGGCTCCAAAGAAAGCTTGGCCAGGCCAGGAAAACGGCAGCATTCTTTCCATATTTTAGACATGACTCCCaagacaatgatgatgatgggtATTTTGTGCAGTTTCAAGAACAACTACAGGGTGGAATTCGTCACATAAAATCTTTCCACCAAAGTCACGGGGCCTGCTACTGTCCAAAAGGAAGGCTAACCCTATATCAAGATGCCTTCACAGAATAA